atttgtgtaatttatgttcacaatatttaattttgagcaataacttctttaaaaaacaggagattgcaaaaattatttttcacaaggATTTTTCAAAGCAAATAACTGAATTGAAGCTAAGATGTACTTTTTGTAGATGCGACACATAACATTAACTTTATTTAACTATCTGAGATTCTGGTGACTTATCAGTCTTTATCAATCTGTTTCCCTCTTTATTTCAAAGTACAATTCTTCGAAATAATGTACTTTCAGGGAGGAGAAACTTTAGAGAAGGGTAATGTCGTCTCTAAAGATaatctctcctcttcttcttttttccaagagcgtaaaattataaaataaatcaatttgacTTTAACCGAGTCATTTGCCGTGGCGACATCAGTAACAGTGTCGTTAATGTAACATTAACTCACTATAGGATAGCTATCCTAACAAACGAAGCTAAGCTAACTCATGCTAACCCTTTTAAAACCAAACGCTAATATTGTTACTTACAGCGGTGAGGACTCTGAAGTCATCTCGAGATAAATACCTCAGCACTATAACATTGAGCTTCCCCATATTACAGTTAGTGAGGTAAACAGAATGATATTATAAACAAGTTTTCTACTACCAGTACAGAGCACAGTTTTAGTAAACACATGTGCAAGGCGGACGCTCTTATTCTTCTGTAGCGTCAACCAGCTCATGAATACATTACGCCACCTACTGTACTGGAGTATTTTAATGGTCCACTTCGAGTAACGCAACGAAataatttgtttggttttagaaaaatgtagcAGATGTGCAATTTTTAACTAATTAAGTTactaaatcatttgttttttcatagtTATGGCATATAGGTTAGACAtaataatgatatttttttttctttcctcacaATTGCGAAAATGGGCTTTCATCGTTTCATACTTTGAGCCAGATACTACGATAGTGTCAAAATTTCCGAAAGCAGGTGAAAGCAGCTCACTGGAGCCGACGTTGTGGCCGCTTCTTGTTGCTAGGTGACCGTTTGTTTGGCGCATTCCGAGTGCCAATTTGACGGTGGCTTTATCCTCTGCtgctttaaatattgaaaatataaattagtgAGGCATTTGTTTCCACCCTTCCTGGATTCACATATTTGACATGGATGCCAAGGATGATGAAGCACGAAGCATTCCTGAGCTGAAGTTGGAGGCTGTTATCGGTTTTAACGGTAAGTTCTCTGGGGAGTTCAAGGTGAGGACGGGGTCTGCTTTGTACTGTTGTCTGTGGAGGAATTAAGGAAACGTTTGAAATTGAAATggcatcatttttttttgtccattaaCAAATGTACACTTGCAGCAGAACATCAATTAAGTTGGGTTTCCACTGCCCGACTTACCGGAATTTTAGGTTTTTACTCTAAAAAGAATGTGCTCATTCTGTTTTGTTGGTAGTtgggttgatgacatcacaacagGCAAAAGAGCCGGAGATGGTCACTTGTTGTTTTCGGATGAATTTTCCCCACCCGCCTAAATGTGGGGTTTACTTTATCACCAGAAATTTTTTTGGATTGAATGTATTTCACggaaagtttcaaaagttttctttgtatttgtttgcttaataataattttataacattttatattgtacTATGTAAATTACTGTGAATAGAATAGGAGAATCAAGAATTGTAAATCTATTGAATAGGATattaaatttccaccaaaaaatcTTCTTTAATATTGCGTTTTTCTTTACTTGTATGTAATATTCATGATATCCtaagatatttaaaagaaaacaaaaacacacttgtGCAAATTCCAGTTCCAATATTCCTCTTTCACACCATTTGTCCACATGTCATGTATCAGGCCGTGTTCCCTTTGGCTTGAAGCTTCATCCAGACAAGAAGTATTTGATATATCCTCTGGGAAGTCTTGTTATCCTGAAAAGAACCGACGATGGGAAGCAGGAGTTTCTGCATGGACATTCAAACAATGTATCCTGCATTTCTTTGTCCAAAAGTGGAGTCTACATTGCCTCTGGGCAGGTCAACGTTATGGCTGTTAAGGTAGCCACACTCACAAAAACCTTTTGATTGTACATTTCTTGACACTCTTAAATTACAGTAATACTTGTCTGCAGGCACCAGTGATTATCTGGAACTATGCAGCGAGAGCAATCCACGGCCAGCTACTGCTCCACAAGGCGAAGGTTGAGGCTGTTTCCTTCTCTCCCAACGAAAAGTACCTGGTGTCTCTTGGGGGCCAAGATGATGGCAGGTAAACAGCTAAACCTTTAAAGATTCAGAGCCCGGTAAACTCTGACCTCCATGCACATCTGGACATCTGATGAACAGGACCTATGCAAGGTGTTTGCTGTGTGTTTCTTAGCATCGTTGTTTGGAACATAGATACCAAACAGGCCATCTGTAAGAGCTCAGCTTCGACTTACGGTTACTGCCTCACAGTGGAGTTCTTCCACACCAGTGATAACATCTTCGCTTCAGCTGGCAGGTGGGTGAACGACATCTCCTCTCATTCTGTGACGTGTCGGAAATGATTTCGACAAAGGGTCTCGTCATAGCAAGGAGGATTTCTGTAAATACCAAGTACAACAACACTTGgaacttttaatttaataaataagtgTTACTATGTCATTTGTCTTATTGGTACTGCTGTGGTTTGCCAGTGGAACACTGCGAATCTGGGAGTTGGATCTTACCAACAGAAGGATCTGGCCCACTGACTGCAGGACAGGCAAGCTGAAGAGGACTGTGAAATGTTTGGAAGTATGAAGCCATATTGACATTAGGGATCTCTATTACCcctgaaacttaaaaaaaaaaaaaacttagttggaaataaaaaaaattgtgaaatcatAAGAAATACTGTAATTAGAAAAAAGTGAAGTGGGTGCGATGtttagaaatttgtttttttgtgcagatTTCAGAGTGTGATCAGTATATGTTCTGTGGCACTACAAGTGGGGACATAATGAAAATCAACACGAGGTTGAAACTTTTGAATAACTGTGGTCCAGCTAGAGCAAAGTTCAGCGGGGTAAGTCATCACAGCTGCAAGCCTTTTTTGTCTAAGACTGCACAATTGCTGACACATAATGTTATCCTGATGAAATGCTCATTCAGGAGATAGCCACTATactttctccatgtttgagGGATAAGTTGAGCTACAGTATTTTCTCCCTGACCCATTTGCCGTGCTCCTTGGTGTTCATAATGCTGCTTGTTTACTAGTGTTCTCTGAGAAGTCTCTGATTTGACAagtctttctgttttctgttcagGGTATCAATGTCCTGAAGGTGTTGAACTCTGGAGACATGCTTATTGGCACTGGATCGGGTACCTTGGCTCTGTGCTCCAAGAACAACTTCCAAACTGTCAGGCGAGTCTCACACTCATATCTTTTGGGTCAACCTCAGATAGCAACATCTGACTGCTAAACCAGCTAAATTCACAGTGTTTATTATGCAGATGATTTTTACTTCTCTCCTTCATCTTCCCTGATAGGGAAATCGAGCTGGAGAACGGAGTGACCTCCGTTGCCTTCAGTGACGAGGGAGGGCAGCTCTTAGTCGGCACAGAGGGAGCCCAGATGTATCGCGTCAGTTTTGAGGATTTCAAAGCTGATCTGCTATGCACAGGCCACAGAAGCACTATCCACGACATAGCCATTCCTATGTAAGTTTTATCTGTCATGTCTACGACCACTTTTCTGTCTGAGTGAGCTCCCAATGGGAAGAAAAATGACCAGCACAAGTTTTAAGTTATTGAAACTGTCAGAATTTCTGCATCCTGTCTTTCATTTTTTAGAGAGTGTTTTGGGGGAAGGTTGTGTTGTATCAGACAGTGTATTTCTTGTGTTTGCCTGTCTCACATTAACATTTAGACAGAAGCAGACTTGGTTCTCAATTTCTTtcacaacagatttttttttacattcaagtAACATGACCTAATAGGACATGTTTCCCTGTAAGGAGTTATAAACCTGCACAGGCTGAATTTTTTAGAACAGAGATGTCAAAATTGTGCTaggttaattatttttgacgCACAAAAATAATTCCAAAATATCTACTACAGATGGCTGGCTACTGGACAGCACATGCACCGCTAATGTTACAAATTCCTGAATGTTATGGTGATTGGTGATGCATTggcacatactgtatgtcagAAGGATCTACAAGCCACCTGACCTCTGTTTGCAATTAATAGTGACCTAATGCTACTAATGGCCACATTGGTAGGAGAAGAGATTACTGGTATCTGGCTCAAACTGAGGGCATCATTGGATGCCCTCAGTTTTCATCAGGGTACAAAACTGCACTGTGATGAATGTTTTCCACATGCTCCTTTCCT
The genomic region above belongs to Xiphophorus maculatus strain JP 163 A chromosome 12, X_maculatus-5.0-male, whole genome shotgun sequence and contains:
- the LOC102226320 gene encoding cilia- and flagella-associated protein 52; translated protein: MDAKDDEARSIPELKLEAVIGFNGRVPFGLKLHPDKKYLIYPLGSLVILKRTDDGKQEFLHGHSNNVSCISLSKSGVYIASGQVNVMAVKAPVIIWNYAARAIHGQLLLHKAKVEAVSFSPNEKYLVSLGGQDDGSIVVWNIDTKQAICKSSASTYGYCLTVEFFHTSDNIFASAGSGTLRIWELDLTNRRIWPTDCRTGKLKRTVKCLEISECDQYMFCGTTSGDIMKINTRLKLLNNCGPARAKFSGGINVLKVLNSGDMLIGTGSGTLALCSKNNFQTVREIELENGVTSVAFSDEGGQLLVGTEGAQMYRVSFEDFKADLLCTGHRSTIHDIAIPMSMSQVFATCSEEDIRLWRINKPKELMRLSVPNVTCNTLCFMSDGHGIISGWSDGKIRMFDPKNGKPLLIINNSHNMGVTTIANTRDSKKIVSGGREGQVRVWELQPQGHRLLDTLAEHKETVTCIKIKSDDTECVSASTDGTCIIWDLVRCVSLQRVIANTLFRAVCYNLDEHQIITSGTDRKITYWYVLDGSSIRELEASQSGAINTMHITNDGNHFVTGGEDKQLKVWDYTLGDVTHVGMPLGASITSTKICSNNSILVCATADGGVWQWRFPHPPSS